In one window of Lynx canadensis isolate LIC74 chromosome B3, mLynCan4.pri.v2, whole genome shotgun sequence DNA:
- the LOC115517172 gene encoding olfactory receptor 4K13-like produces the protein MDLLNNRSSVSEFILLGLSTSQEIQIFFFAVFFLVYVAIIVGNLLIVISVIVDTHLHSPMYFFLANLSFFDLCLSSVTTPKVIADLLRKCKTISLCGCMAQMFFVHFFGGGEMSLLIAMAIDRYVAICKPLQYQTIMNRRVLIGFLLLSWAIGSIHTTSQMVFTVGLPFCGPNVVDSIFCDLPLVIKLACTETYILELLVIANSGLLSLICFILLLISYIVMLVTIWQHSSSASSKGVSTLSAHITVVTLFFGPTIFIYVFPFKSYSADKFLSVFYSIITPLLNPIIYTLRNQEMKAAIKRLTSYHIGSCLTF, from the coding sequence ATGGATCTCCTGAACAACAGATCAAGTGTGTCTGAGTTCATCTTGCTGGGACTTTCCACTTCTCAAgaaattcaaatattcttttttgcaGTCTTCTTCCTTGTCTATGTAGCCATCATAGTAGGAAACCTCCTCATTGTGATCTCTGTGATAGTTGATACGCATCTTCACTCCCCCATGTATTTCTTTCTggcaaatttatcattttttgatTTATGTCTTTCTTCTGTTACAACTCCCAAAGTGATTGCCGACCTCCTTAGAAAATGCAAGACCATCTCCCTGTGTGGCTGCATGGCTCAGATGTTTTTTGTGCACTTCTTTGGGGGTGGAGAGATGTCTCTTCTGATAGCTATGGCCATCGACAGGTATGTTGCCATATGCAAGCCCTTGCAGTATCAGACCATCATGAATCGCAGGGTGCTCATCGGGTTTCTGCTGCTCTCATGGGCAATTGGGTCCATACATACCACAAGCCAGATGGTTTTCACGGTAGGTTTACCCTTCTGTGGTCCCAATGTTGTGGATAGCATTTTCTGTGACCTTCCCCTGGTCATCAAGCTTGCCTGCACTGAGACCTATATCCTAGAGCTCTTGGTGATTGCAAATAGTGGACTCCTGTCCCTGATCTGCTTCATTCTCCTGCTCATATCCTACATTGTCATGCTGGTCACCATCTGGCAGCACTCCTCCAGTGCATCCTCTAAGGGAGTTTCCACACTGTCTGCTCACATCACTGTGGTCACTCTCTTCTTTGGCCCCACTATATTCATCTATGTTTTCCCGTTCAAGAGTTACTCTGCAGAtaagtttctttctgttttttactcTATAATCACCCCTCTCCTTAATCCAATTATTTATACTCTGAGGaatcaagaaatgaaagcagCCATTAAGAGACTCACAAGCTATCATATTGGTTCCTGTCTCACTTTCTAA
- the LOC115517174 gene encoding olfactory receptor 4N5-like translates to MERENSTVVTEFILLGLTQSQQTQLLVFVLVLVFYLIILPGNLLIILTIRSDPGLTAPLYFFLGNLAFLDASYSFIVAPRMLVDFLSEKKIISYRGCITQLFFLHFLGVGEMFLLVVMAFDRYMAICHPLRYSTVMSPRVCYALLLALWLGGFTHSIVQVALILHLPFCGPNQLDNFFCDVPQVIKLACTDTFVVELLMVSNSGLLTLLCFLGLLASYAVILYRVKGHTSEGKHKALSTCTTHIIIVFLMFGPAIFIYTRPFRAFPADKVVSLFHTVIFPLMNPVIYTFRNQEVKASVKRLLSRHMIC, encoded by the coding sequence atggagagggagaacaGCACAGTGGTGACAGAATTTATCCTCCTTGGTCTCACCCAGTCTCAACAGACTCAACTTCTGGTCTTTGTGCTAGTCTTAGTTTTCTACCTCATCATTCTCCCTGGAAATCTACTCATCATCCTCACCATCAGATCAGACCCTGGCCTCACAGCCCCCCTCTACTTCTTTCTGGGCAACTTGGCTTTCCTGGATGCATCCTACTCCTTCATTGTGGCTCCCAGGATGCTGGTGGACTTCCtctctgagaagaaaataatctcCTACAGAGGATGTATCACTCAGCTTTTTTTCTTGCACTTTCTTGGAGTAGGGGAGATGTTCCTTCTTGTTGTGATGGCCTTTGATCGCTACATGGCCATCTGTCATCCATTACGCTATTCCACTGTCATGAGCCCTAGAGTGTGCTATGCCTTGCTGTTGGCTCTGTGGCTTGGGGGCTTTACTCATTCCATTGTGCAAGTAGCCCTTATTCTCCACTTGCCCTTCTGTGGCCCAAACCAGCTGGATAACTTCTTCTGTGATGTGCCACAGGTCATCAAGCTGGCCTGCACAGACACCTTTGTGGTGGAGCTCCTGATGGTCTCCAACAGTGGCCTGCTTACCCTGCTGTGCTTCCTGGGGCTTCTGGCCTCTTATGCTGTCATCCTCTATCGTGTGAAGGGACACACCTCTGAAGGCAAACACAAGGCTCTTTCCACATGTACCACACACATTATCATTGTGTTTCTCATGTTTGGACCTGCCATCTTCATCTATACTCGCCCCTTCAGAGCCTTCCCAGCTGACAAAGTGGTTTCCCTCTTTCACACAGTGATCTTTCCTTTGATGAACCCTGTGATTTATACTTTTCGCAACCAGGAAGTGAAAGCTTCCGTGAAGAGGTTACTGAGTCGTCACATGATTTGCTGA